In Bradyrhizobium sp. 1(2017), one DNA window encodes the following:
- a CDS encoding sensor histidine kinase, with amino-acid sequence MNQRTPTLLYIDDDSALARLVDRGLTRRGYRVIHAASGEEGLERIRRAGAEGGIDVVALDQYMPGLDGLETLEQIMAIPDAPPVVFVTASQDSSIAVTALKAGAADYLVKDVQGDFIPLLHVAAEGALRQSELQRAREEAEAEVHASRDRYAALAAERELLLREVNHRVGNSLQIIASLLHLQASSAAQDEVKAALTNAMGRVAAVAQVHRRLYTSQDLKSVVLNQYLDSLLEDLRRSAEGNRMSRLTLKAEPIEIDPDRAVAVGIIVNELVMNAVKYAYPDGAGPIHVELISRGDDLLLSITDDGVGDNVKADPRSTGMGQRIVAAMASKLDASVERDPAHNGTRIVLKFQRVPPAPGKSNHAAAG; translated from the coding sequence ATGAACCAGCGCACGCCAACACTGCTCTATATCGACGATGACAGCGCGCTGGCGCGGCTGGTCGACCGCGGCCTGACGCGGCGCGGCTACAGGGTCATTCATGCCGCGAGCGGCGAGGAAGGCCTGGAGCGCATCCGCCGCGCAGGCGCCGAGGGCGGCATCGACGTCGTGGCGCTCGACCAGTACATGCCGGGCCTCGACGGGCTCGAGACGCTCGAGCAGATCATGGCGATCCCGGACGCGCCGCCGGTCGTGTTCGTCACGGCGTCGCAGGATTCCAGCATCGCCGTCACTGCGCTGAAGGCGGGAGCGGCCGATTATCTGGTCAAGGACGTCCAGGGCGATTTCATTCCCCTGCTCCACGTCGCCGCCGAAGGCGCGCTGCGGCAGTCCGAATTGCAGAGGGCGCGCGAGGAGGCCGAAGCCGAGGTCCACGCCTCGCGCGATCGCTACGCGGCGCTTGCCGCCGAGCGCGAGCTGCTGCTGCGCGAGGTCAACCACCGCGTCGGCAATTCGCTCCAGATCATCGCCTCGCTGCTGCACCTTCAGGCGAGCTCGGCCGCGCAGGACGAGGTCAAGGCGGCGCTGACCAACGCGATGGGCCGCGTCGCCGCGGTCGCGCAGGTGCACCGCCGCCTCTATACCTCGCAGGACCTGAAGAGCGTGGTGCTGAACCAGTATCTGGATTCCCTGCTCGAGGATCTCCGCCGCTCGGCCGAAGGCAACCGGATGTCGCGCCTGACGCTGAAGGCCGAGCCGATCGAGATCGATCCGGACCGTGCGGTCGCGGTCGGCATCATCGTCAACGAGCTGGTGATGAACGCGGTGAAATATGCCTATCCCGATGGTGCCGGCCCGATCCATGTCGAGCTGATCTCGCGGGGCGACGATCTGCTGCTGTCGATCACCGACGACGGCGTCGGCGACAACGTCAAGGCCGATCCGCGCTCCACCGGCATGGGCCAGCGCATCGTCGCCGCGATGGCCTCCAAGCTCGACGCCTCCGTGGAGCGCGATCCCGCCCATAACGGAACCCGGATCGTGCTGAAGTTCCAGCGCGTGCCC